One Solanum pennellii chromosome 10, SPENNV200 genomic region harbors:
- the LOC107002091 gene encoding uncharacterized protein LOC107002091: protein MDSDERRFSGKVYSRRNRIPLKKNASPATAAGVTAPETKVTFPVNSDERRFSGKVYSRRNRKASLKEGVSLVTTAGETTLETKVSETLEAEQPTKVIPQADLFVTDSTSGFVPEGGVELGEGSQPNRSLISRAEDRVRVRLNKSRSLVAIGEARRVFEGELDEVRGMVTRVEAKEKLQQNSGKHRGLVLKTTRPISSYRIPRFTADFELKNRCPNLAGRVDVPKHPFRPPSLASIANNVIVEREKRDRKPNRYYYSSDYLLENDKLPFEIYKKSMKKPQKEAKNKGFAAGLKEGTSGETRRSIHVEDVREANNGNSDSGSSSSG, encoded by the exons ATGGATTCCGATGAAAGACGATTCTCCGGCAAAGTTTATAGCCGGAGAAACCGTATACCTTTGAAGAAAAATGCTTCTCCGGCCACTGCTGCCGGTGTGACTGCACCAGAGACCAAG GTTACATTTCCGGTTAATTCGGATGAAAGACGATTCTCTGGCAAAGTTTATAGCCGGAGAAACCGTAAAGCCAGCTTGAAGGAAGGTGTTTCTCTAGTCACTACCGCCGGTGAAACCACTCTAGAGACCAAGGTTTCAGAAACCCTAGAGGCGGAGCAACCGACCAAGGTAATACCTCAGGCAGATCTTTTCGTTACTGATTCCACCTCGGGATTTGTGCCTGAAGGTGGTGTGGAGTTGGGGGAAGGTAGCCAGCCTAACCGGTCATTGATTTCTAGGGCTGaagatagggttagggttaggttaaATAAGTCGAGGTCGCTTGTTGCGATTGGAGAAGCTAGGAGGGTTTTTGAGGGCGAGCTTGACGAAGTCAGGGGAATGGTGACGAGGGTTGAAGCTAAGGAGAAGCTTCAACAAAATTCAGGCAAACATCGCGgtttagttttaaaaactacTCGTCCCATTAGCTCCTATAGAATTCCAAGATTTACGGCTGATTTTGAGTTGAAAAATCGTTGCCCTAATTTAGCGGGACGTGTTGATGTACCAAAGCATCCATTTCGTCCACCTAGTCTTGCATCTATTGCTAATAATGTTATAGTTGAGAGGGAGAAGAGGGATAGAAAGCCGAATAGGTATTACTATAGCTCTGATTACCTTCTTGAGAACGACAAACTTCCTTTTGAAATCTACAAAAAATCGATGAAAAAACCCCAAAAGGAGGCGAAGAACAAAGGGTTTGCTGCTGGATTGAAGGAAGGTACAAGTG GTGAAACGCGTAGAAGCATTCATGTTGAAGATGTAAGAGAGGCGAATAATGGAAACAGTGATTCAGGATCATCCTCTAGTGGATGA
- the LOC107002061 gene encoding uncharacterized protein LOC107002061, with protein sequence MSSEDRRFSGKVYRRRIRKDVSPATATVVTAPETEQPEKVIDVPNDQTLEREKRSRKPNRFYNNTEYYLAKDKLPFEIYKKSKNHKIEAKIKGFATGLKQGTSGEMRTDSTHVEGDKETDNGNSAPGSS encoded by the exons ATGTCTTCCGAAGACAGACGATTCTCCGGCAAAGTTTATCGCCGTAGAATCCGTAAGGATGTTTCTCCGGCCACTGCCACCGTTGTAACTGCACCAGAGACCGAGCAACCGGAAAAGGTCATTGATGTACCAAATGATCAAACCCTAGAGAGGGAGAAGAGGAGCAGAAAGCCGAATAGGTTTTACAACAACACTGAATATTATCTCGCGAAGGACAAACTGCCGTTTGAAATCTATAAGAAATCAAAGAACCACAAAATCGAGGCGAAAATCAAAGGGTTTGCTACTGGATTGAAACAAGGTACAAGTG GTGAAATGCGTACTGATAGTACTCATGTTGAAGGTGACAAAGAGACGGATAATGGAAACAGCGCTCCAGGATCATCCTAG